In the genome of Sphingomonas alpina, the window CGGGCCGCCTGCTTCGGCTCTTATTGCCTATGTGGGCCGCGCCGGCGATCGGAACGACCGGGCCGCCGCCGGGGTGGATATGCTCGCGACGCGCCTTTCCCGCGAGACCGGCTTGCCGGTTCAGGTAGTCGGAACGGCTGGCAAGCCCCTTGCCGCGGATTGGACGATCGAATTGCCCGCCGCAATGCCGGGCTTGCGGCTTCTCGCGCGTGAGCTCGATCGGGCCCTGTCCGAGGGGCGTCGCGCGCTGACCCTCCTCCCTCGCTGTGCCGCTGGACTGGCCACGTTGCCGGTCATTTCGAAAAGGCATCCCGGCGCTGCCATTGTCTGGTTCGATGCGCATGGCGACTGCAACATACCCGACCGCACCAGCACGGGTTACCTTGGCGGGATGGTTTTGAGCGGCGCGGCCGGCATGTGGCCGACCGGCCTTGGCGCCGGCCTGACCCTCGATCAGGTCATTCTGGTCGGCAGCCGCGATCTCGATCGCAGCGAGCGCGAGCTGATCGATGCCGGCCGGATCGAGCTGGTGGAATGCGGTCCCGATCTGGCGGATCGCCTCCGCACGGCGGTGGCCGGCAGGCCTGTCTATCTGCACATCGATTGCGACGTGCTGGAACCCGGCATCGTTCCGACCGAGTATCAGGTTCCCGGTGGCCTCACATTGGCAGACCTTGGGTCGGTCTGCGACGTGCTGGCCGGTTTCGAGATGGTCGGCATGGAAATAGCGGAGCTGGAGGCGGTCTGGCCGGATGGAGCTCCGGCTGTGCTGGACCCGCTGATCGATGCGCTCCGACCGCTTGTCGACGCGCTCACCATCGGCGCGCATCCGATCTAAGCGGTGCGCTCCGGCACCATCGCCGCATCGAGTGCGATCGCCACATCGGGCGCGACCGCTTCCCAGGGAAAGATGAACCAGTCCTTGGTCACTGACCGGTCGATCTCGCGCGCATGATATTCGACGCGCTGGTCGGAACGGATATTGTCCATCAGCGTGGCAAATCGAATGCTGCCCGGCACTGCGCCCGCCTCGGCCAGTGCGCGACGCAGATTGGCGATGGTGCGGCCGGTGTCGTTGATATCGTCGAGGAACAGCAGCCGCTCGCCCTCGCGTGTGCGCGCCGCGAGGCGGACCAGCGGCGCGTCGGAGAAATCCTCGACTTGCGATGAAAAATCGACCGACAGCATCGGCAGGCCGGTGGCGTGACTCAGGAACACTGCGGGCACGAGCCCGCCCCGGCCGATGCCGATGATGAAGGTCGGGTTCCAGCTCGCATCGCTATCGAGCCGGCCCGCCAGCGCGCGGATATCGGCAACGAACTGCGCCTGCGGAATATGCGTGTAGATCGTCACGCCGCGTCCCCCTCGACATAGGCATCCAGTGCCGCAAGATGCCCGGCGACCTCGTCATCGTTGAGGAACGACCCGAGGAAGGAGTTCCGCGCCAAAGCGACCAGATCGTCGCGATCGAGCCCGCGCCCGGCGGCGGCGGCGCGGTAATTATCCGCGATATAACCGCCGAAATAGGCCGGATCGTCGGAATTGACCGTTGCCCGCAATCCAGCGCGAAGCATGCGGTCGATCGGATGCGCCTCCATGCTCTCGACCACGCACAGCTTCAGATTGGACAATGGGCAGACGGTCAGGGTCATGCCCATCCGCGCCAGTCGCGCGGTGAGCACCGGATCCTCCAGGCTGCGATTGCCATGATCGAGCCGGTCGATGCCGAGCAGGTCGAGCGCCTGGCGGACATAGTCCGGCGGGCCCTCTTCGCCGGCATGGGCGACCAGTCTCAGCCCCTGCGCCCGGGCGGCAGCGAACACGCGGGCGAACTTCTCGGGGGGATTGCCGAGTTCGCCCGAATCGAGCCCGACCGCTGCGATCCGGTCGAGCCAGGGTTCGGCTGCCTTCAGCGTCGCAAAGGCGTCCTCCTCGTCGAGATGGCGCAGGAAGCATAGAATCAGCTTGGCGGTCAGGCCATGCCTGGCCTCGGCTTCGGCCATGCCCGACAACAGGCCGGCGATCACCGTGTCGAACGAAATGCCGCGCGCGGTGTGGGTCTGCGGGTCGAACATGATCTCGGCATGGACCACGCCATCGGCTGCCGCGCGATCGAAATAAGCCGTGGCAAGGTCGTGGAAGTCGCGCTCGGTGCGCAATACTTCCGCACCCTGATAATAGATATCGAGAAAGTCCTGCAGCCGCGAGAAGCTGTAGGCGGCGCGAACCTCATCGACGCTCGCGAACGGGATCGTGACCTGATTGCGCTCGGCCAATGCGAACATCAG includes:
- a CDS encoding arginase family protein translates to MLATRLSRETGLPVQVVGTAGKPLAADWTIELPAAMPGLRLLARELDRALSEGRRALTLLPRCAAGLATLPVISKRHPGAAIVWFDAHGDCNIPDRTSTGYLGGMVLSGAAGMWPTGLGAGLTLDQVILVGSRDLDRSERELIDAGRIELVECGPDLADRLRTAVAGRPVYLHIDCDVLEPGIVPTEYQVPGGLTLADLGSVCDVLAGFEMVGMEIAELEAVWPDGAPAVLDPLIDALRPLVDALTIGAHPI
- a CDS encoding phosphoribosyltransferase — its product is MTIYTHIPQAQFVADIRALAGRLDSDASWNPTFIIGIGRGGLVPAVFLSHATGLPMLSVDFSSQVEDFSDAPLVRLAARTREGERLLFLDDINDTGRTIANLRRALAEAGAVPGSIRFATLMDNIRSDQRVEYHAREIDRSVTKDWFIFPWEAVAPDVAIALDAAMVPERTA
- a CDS encoding adenosine deaminase, with protein sequence MTDLDRFIAGLPKAELHLHIEGSLEPELMFALAERNQVTIPFASVDEVRAAYSFSRLQDFLDIYYQGAEVLRTERDFHDLATAYFDRAAADGVVHAEIMFDPQTHTARGISFDTVIAGLLSGMAEAEARHGLTAKLILCFLRHLDEEDAFATLKAAEPWLDRIAAVGLDSGELGNPPEKFARVFAAARAQGLRLVAHAGEEGPPDYVRQALDLLGIDRLDHGNRSLEDPVLTARLARMGMTLTVCPLSNLKLCVVESMEAHPIDRMLRAGLRATVNSDDPAYFGGYIADNYRAAAAGRGLDRDDLVALARNSFLGSFLNDDEVAGHLAALDAYVEGDAA